In one window of Parafrankia discariae DNA:
- a CDS encoding NPP1 family protein encodes MRKKTRIRRFSLVIGGALALVVALPTIALAAPPAALPGNADTLEQTYQPAYDYDTDGCYPTPAIGANGVVNGGLNPSGALNGGCHDLADLNNTNGYARYKCNNGWCAILYGLYFEKDQATIGGHRHDWEHVVVWVQNNQAQYVSTSAHGNFNIYPRSQIRWDGNHPKIVYHKDGVSTHDFRPANSGDEPPENELHTWRYPTLVGWNGYPAGIRDQLSAADFGSAIFGLKDGNFNSHLAAAMPAGISFNPNA; translated from the coding sequence GTGAGGAAGAAAACGCGCATCCGTCGGTTCTCGCTCGTGATCGGCGGCGCCCTGGCGCTCGTCGTCGCGCTGCCGACGATTGCGCTCGCGGCACCCCCGGCCGCACTGCCCGGAAACGCCGACACCCTGGAACAGACGTACCAGCCGGCCTACGACTACGACACAGACGGGTGCTACCCGACGCCCGCCATCGGGGCGAACGGAGTCGTCAACGGGGGACTCAACCCGTCCGGCGCGCTCAACGGCGGCTGCCACGACCTGGCCGACCTCAACAACACGAACGGCTACGCCCGTTACAAGTGCAACAACGGCTGGTGCGCGATTCTGTACGGCCTCTACTTCGAGAAGGACCAGGCGACGATCGGCGGCCACCGGCACGACTGGGAGCATGTCGTGGTCTGGGTGCAGAACAACCAGGCTCAGTACGTCTCCACCTCGGCCCACGGCAACTTCAACATCTACCCGCGGAGCCAGATCCGCTGGGACGGTAACCACCCGAAGATCGTCTACCACAAGGACGGCGTCAGCACGCACGACTTCCGCCCCGCCAACTCCGGCGACGAACCCCCGGAGAACGAGCTGCACACCTGGCGGTACCCGACCCTCGTCGGTTGGAACGGCTACCCGGCCGGGATTCGTGACCAGCTGAGCGCGGCCGACTTCGGCAGCGCGATCTTCGGCCTCAAGGACGGCAACTTCAACTCCCACCTCGCCGCCGCGATGCCCGCGGGCATCTCCTTCAACCCGAACGCCTGA
- a CDS encoding amidohydrolase family protein, with product MHMDDMILLSIDDHVIEPPDMYKNHVPAKWLDSVPKVVRNEAGVDEWVFQGEKTSTPFGMAATVGWHREEWGFNPGAFTELRPGCFEVHQRVRDMNANGVLASMCFPTMAGFNARTFSEALDKDLSLIMLQAYNDWHIDEWCGAYPGRFIPLGIVPMWDVDLAVKEIRRIAAKGCRSISFLEAPHAQGWPSFLSGHWDPMLQALVDENMVLSLHIGGAWDIVKLAPEVPIDHMIVIPSQLTMLTAQDLLFGPTLRRFPELRVALSEGGIGWIPFYLDRVDRHFQNQSWIDNDFGGKLPSEVFREHFLACYITDPAGLHLREQIGIETIAWECDYPHTDTTWPESPEHAWNELRQAGCRDDEIHKITWENASRFFGWDPFSHTPREQATVGALRGLAADVDVTRMSREEWRKRNEAAGIGVF from the coding sequence ATGCACATGGACGACATGATTCTGCTGAGCATCGACGATCATGTGATCGAACCGCCGGACATGTACAAGAACCACGTCCCGGCGAAGTGGCTCGATTCGGTGCCGAAGGTCGTCCGGAACGAGGCCGGGGTCGACGAGTGGGTGTTCCAGGGGGAGAAGACGTCCACCCCGTTCGGCATGGCGGCGACCGTCGGCTGGCACCGTGAGGAGTGGGGGTTCAACCCCGGCGCCTTCACCGAGTTACGACCGGGCTGTTTCGAGGTCCACCAGCGGGTCCGGGACATGAACGCCAACGGCGTTCTCGCCTCGATGTGCTTCCCGACGATGGCGGGCTTCAACGCCCGCACGTTCTCCGAGGCCCTCGACAAGGACCTGTCGCTCATCATGCTGCAGGCCTACAACGACTGGCACATCGACGAGTGGTGCGGCGCCTACCCGGGCCGGTTCATCCCGCTGGGCATCGTGCCGATGTGGGACGTCGACCTCGCGGTGAAGGAGATCCGGCGGATCGCCGCGAAGGGCTGCCGCTCCATCAGCTTCCTGGAGGCCCCGCACGCGCAGGGCTGGCCGAGCTTCCTCTCCGGTCACTGGGACCCGATGCTGCAGGCCCTCGTCGACGAGAACATGGTGCTCAGCCTGCACATCGGCGGCGCCTGGGACATCGTCAAGCTCGCCCCCGAGGTACCGATCGACCACATGATCGTCATTCCGTCCCAGCTGACCATGCTCACCGCCCAGGACCTGCTCTTCGGCCCGACGCTGCGACGCTTCCCCGAGCTCAGGGTGGCCCTCTCCGAGGGCGGCATCGGCTGGATCCCGTTCTACCTCGACCGCGTCGACCGGCATTTCCAGAACCAGAGCTGGATCGACAACGACTTTGGCGGCAAGCTGCCCTCCGAGGTGTTCCGGGAGCACTTCCTGGCCTGTTACATCACCGACCCGGCCGGGCTGCACCTGCGCGAGCAGATCGGCATCGAGACCATTGCCTGGGAGTGCGACTACCCGCACACCGACACGACCTGGCCCGAGTCGCCGGAACACGCCTGGAACGAGCTCCGGCAGGCCGGCTGCCGCGACGACGAGATCCACAAGATCACCTGGGAGAACGCCAGCCGGTTCTTCGGCTGGGACCCGTTCTCCCACACCCCCAGGGAGCAGGCCACCGTGGGCGCGCTGCGCGGACTGGCCGCCGACGTCGACGTCACCCGGATGTCGCGCGAGGAGTGGCGCAAGCGCAACGAGGCCGCCGGAATCGGCGTCTTCTGA
- a CDS encoding AraC family transcriptional regulator, which translates to MVDLRRGARLLGGSHHYEGDRLVTGWHSHDLHQIEYAISGVVEVETAGTHYLLPPRQAAWIPAGLEHQVTIDSAVRSIAVLFDTRLIDRPGDRARILAVPPLVREMIIYARRWPITRPSGDPLSDGFFRTLGHLVVEALGHETPLSLPTSSDPVVAAAISYTQRHLDAVSVAEVGRAVGVSERTLRRLFRTALGLSWRHYLVQARLLRAMALLADPARSVLEVSTAVGFESPSAFARAFAQYCGERPSAYRQRIGAVSPPPAPVGRRPSRDGR; encoded by the coding sequence GTGGTCGACCTGCGGCGCGGGGCCCGTCTCCTCGGCGGCAGCCATCATTACGAGGGTGATCGCCTCGTCACGGGCTGGCATTCGCACGACCTGCACCAGATCGAGTACGCGATTTCCGGGGTGGTCGAGGTCGAGACCGCCGGCACCCACTATCTGCTGCCGCCGCGGCAGGCCGCGTGGATCCCGGCCGGGCTCGAACACCAGGTGACGATCGACTCGGCGGTCCGCTCGATCGCCGTGCTGTTCGACACCCGGCTGATCGACCGGCCGGGGGACCGCGCCCGGATCCTCGCCGTGCCGCCGCTCGTCCGGGAGATGATCATCTATGCCCGGCGCTGGCCGATCACCCGCCCGAGCGGCGATCCGCTGTCCGACGGCTTCTTCCGCACGCTCGGCCACCTCGTCGTCGAGGCGCTCGGCCACGAGACTCCGCTGAGCCTGCCCACCTCGTCCGACCCGGTCGTCGCCGCGGCCATCTCCTACACCCAGCGCCACCTCGACGCCGTCTCCGTGGCCGAGGTCGGCCGGGCGGTCGGCGTCTCGGAACGCACCCTGCGCCGCCTGTTCCGCACCGCCCTCGGCCTGTCGTGGCGGCACTACCTGGTGCAGGCCCGGCTGCTGCGGGCGATGGCGCTGCTCGCCGACCCCGCCCGGTCGGTGCTCGAGGTGTCGACCGCCGTCGGCTTCGAGAGTCCGAGCGCCTTCGCCCGGGCGTTCGCCCAGTACTGCGGCGAGCGCCCGTCGGCCTACCGGCAGCGGATCGGGGCTGTCTCCCCGCCTCCGGCCCCGGTGGGACGGCGCCCGTCCCGCGACGGGCGCTGA
- a CDS encoding putative leader peptide has protein sequence MAERPRLVRRAHVDLRRVASALCLPAG, from the coding sequence ATGGCCGAGCGCCCGCGCCTTGTTCGTCGTGCTCATGTTGATCTCCGTCGCGTCGCCAGCGCGCTCTGTCTACCGGCCGGCTGA
- a CDS encoding TauD/TfdA dioxygenase family protein: MTSRVQALIDVRPSSGHTGAEIHGVDLREELDDATVAEIRSALLTWKVVFFRDQNLDHAQHVAFGRRFGRLTPAHPYESTPPEGFPEILPVDRRRYAEFVGKRKVTHDNGWHTDVTALVNPPAGSILRADVVPPYGGDTAWTNLVAAYQALPEPLRTLADSLRARHSFNLQVFDGSEYGKRIASNPLVAIHPVVRVHPETGERALFVSPSFTARENEIIGLSARQSHRVLELFYEQIARPEFTVRFRWNPGDIAFWDNRATAHLGPSDLGHLDFDRVLYRVTLEGDVPVGVDGAESELVAGQPFLGS; encoded by the coding sequence ATGACCAGCCGAGTCCAGGCACTGATAGACGTCCGGCCGTCGTCCGGCCACACCGGCGCCGAGATCCACGGTGTCGACCTGCGGGAGGAGCTCGACGACGCGACCGTCGCCGAGATCCGGTCCGCGCTGCTGACCTGGAAGGTGGTGTTCTTCCGCGACCAGAACCTGGACCACGCTCAACATGTGGCGTTCGGGCGGCGCTTCGGCAGGCTCACCCCCGCTCACCCGTACGAGAGCACGCCCCCGGAGGGGTTCCCCGAGATCCTGCCGGTTGACCGCCGGCGCTACGCCGAGTTCGTCGGCAAGCGGAAGGTCACCCACGACAACGGGTGGCACACCGACGTGACGGCGCTGGTCAACCCGCCCGCCGGATCGATCCTGCGCGCCGACGTCGTCCCGCCCTACGGCGGCGACACCGCCTGGACGAACCTGGTCGCCGCCTACCAGGCCCTGCCTGAGCCGCTGCGGACACTGGCCGACAGCCTGCGCGCGCGGCACAGCTTCAACCTGCAGGTCTTCGACGGCAGCGAGTACGGGAAGCGGATCGCGTCGAACCCGCTGGTCGCCATCCACCCGGTGGTCCGGGTACACCCGGAGACCGGTGAGCGGGCCCTGTTCGTCAGCCCCAGCTTCACCGCGCGGGAGAACGAGATCATCGGTCTGTCCGCCCGGCAGAGCCACCGTGTCCTCGAACTGTTCTACGAGCAGATCGCCCGGCCGGAGTTCACGGTGCGGTTCAGGTGGAACCCGGGCGACATCGCCTTCTGGGACAACCGCGCCACGGCGCATCTCGGGCCGTCCGACCTCGGTCACCTCGACTTCGACCGGGTTCTCTACCGGGTGACCCTCGAGGGCGACGTCCCGGTCGGTGTCGACGGGGCGGAGTCGGAGCTGGTCGCCGGCCAGCCGTTCCTCGGCTCCTGA
- a CDS encoding DUF4232 domain-containing protein encodes MRTGRNMLIVASLSLAASVAGCGGSDGPADQAVSAPPGPPAVSGTSRPPTASAESPSTARPTAVPDAGTPAGPVTGTSTTGAGGTGPTCASTGLTVSLEDVQGAAGHVYARIVLRNTGPGACGLVGYPGVSVVDAGGGQIGAAADRGGPAGAPVTLPPGGSTGATLAITQVGLLPGCEEAGQAVRGANLRVYPPDNRASLLAALPAGVETCRDPAVHQLTVGAFGQP; translated from the coding sequence ATGCGCACAGGCCGAAACATGCTCATCGTGGCGTCGCTGTCGCTCGCGGCGTCGGTCGCCGGCTGCGGTGGGTCGGACGGGCCGGCGGACCAGGCGGTGTCGGCCCCGCCGGGCCCACCGGCCGTCTCCGGGACCAGCCGGCCACCGACCGCGTCCGCCGAGAGTCCGTCCACCGCGCGCCCGACGGCCGTGCCGGACGCGGGCACCCCGGCCGGTCCGGTCACCGGGACCTCGACTACGGGTGCTGGTGGTACCGGGCCGACCTGCGCGTCCACCGGCCTCACGGTCTCCCTGGAGGACGTCCAGGGCGCGGCGGGTCACGTCTACGCGCGGATCGTGCTCCGGAACACGGGACCCGGCGCCTGCGGGCTCGTCGGCTATCCCGGCGTGTCGGTGGTGGACGCCGGCGGTGGCCAGATCGGGGCGGCGGCCGACCGCGGCGGGCCGGCCGGTGCCCCGGTGACGCTGCCCCCGGGCGGCAGCACCGGCGCGACGCTGGCGATCACCCAGGTCGGGCTGCTCCCGGGGTGCGAGGAAGCCGGCCAGGCGGTGCGCGGCGCGAACCTGCGCGTGTACCCGCCGGACAACCGGGCCAGCCTGCTCGCGGCACTGCCGGCCGGTGTCGAGACGTGTCGGGATCCGGCCGTGCACCAGCTCACGGTCGGCGCCTTCGGTCAGCCCTGA
- a CDS encoding protein kinase family protein encodes MTTAASRMSPALPRRVRPPLDGDPTSIGPYAVLGRIAEGPGGLVLLSRAVGGTRVALRVPEPTTTGEQDSARLRRAYLRERFAAAVEGVRAAAGPHRCAVLDSGVVGGGPAAPSGFAGLPYLVTEFVDGPTLAQEVAERGPLSPAELHVLASALLDGLRAARRAGAQARELCDPTADDIVLSLTGPRLVNLGLGATARPGGSEGRGGNGGGAPDRAVAAWARAVALAGTGRLLPPGWPHSTGPDDPTTAAVLHAMPHGQVRTALRDALPNASDTDGNGATERDAAGLARLDGLRARLDGRPGAPARGRRRVGSRSPVRRPPGAVGAGGTGRVDGAGRVDGAGTGGGVGGARSGGAARGPGRWRPVAAGVMTAVTVVAVAASTGPSSGPTAVAAGATVPLAGAPRGAPVPTPDLAPDPPGDRRHPATARVAPAPPPAEPDPPVVEPATAEQTAITGPGTPPGQLSSGPTAAGGAVRAPAPPDRPGLSRLAVAAPPPEPASAPHASVPPAAPIPPAAAAGAGPAAADPGPASTSPAPPPPPPPTSGLTPVQIGVVPLSPR; translated from the coding sequence GTGACCACGGCCGCGTCCCGGATGAGCCCGGCCCTGCCCAGGCGGGTGCGGCCTCCGCTGGACGGCGACCCGACCTCGATCGGTCCCTATGCCGTCCTCGGCCGGATAGCCGAGGGCCCGGGCGGGCTCGTTCTCCTGAGCCGTGCCGTCGGCGGCACCCGGGTGGCGCTGCGTGTCCCGGAACCAACCACGACCGGCGAACAGGACTCGGCGCGGCTGCGACGCGCGTACCTGCGTGAACGCTTCGCCGCGGCCGTCGAAGGCGTCCGGGCCGCCGCCGGCCCGCACCGCTGCGCGGTCCTGGACTCGGGAGTCGTCGGCGGCGGGCCGGCCGCGCCGTCGGGGTTCGCGGGCCTGCCCTACCTCGTCACCGAGTTCGTCGACGGGCCCACCCTCGCCCAGGAGGTCGCCGAACGCGGGCCGCTCTCGCCCGCCGAGCTGCACGTCCTGGCATCGGCACTGCTCGACGGACTGCGGGCCGCCCGGCGGGCCGGCGCCCAGGCCCGGGAGCTGTGCGACCCGACCGCCGACGACATCGTGCTCTCGCTCACCGGCCCGCGGCTGGTCAACCTGGGTCTCGGCGCGACCGCCCGACCCGGCGGGAGCGAGGGCCGGGGCGGCAACGGCGGCGGGGCGCCGGACCGGGCGGTCGCGGCCTGGGCCCGTGCCGTCGCGCTCGCCGGCACCGGACGCCTCCTCCCGCCCGGCTGGCCGCACAGCACCGGACCGGACGACCCCACCACCGCCGCCGTGCTCCACGCCATGCCACACGGCCAGGTGCGCACCGCGCTGCGGGACGCCCTCCCGAACGCGAGTGACACGGACGGAAACGGTGCCACGGAACGGGACGCCGCCGGGCTCGCCCGGCTGGACGGGTTGCGCGCCCGCCTCGACGGCCGTCCCGGTGCGCCGGCGCGCGGGCGCCGCCGTGTCGGATCACGGTCGCCGGTTCGCCGCCCTCCCGGTGCCGTCGGGGCCGGTGGCACCGGGAGGGTCGACGGTGCCGGCAGGGTCGACGGTGCCGGTACCGGCGGCGGGGTCGGGGGTGCCCGTTCCGGCGGTGCGGCGCGTGGGCCCGGGCGCTGGCGGCCGGTCGCGGCCGGGGTGATGACCGCGGTCACGGTGGTCGCGGTGGCGGCGTCCACGGGGCCCTCGTCAGGGCCGACCGCCGTCGCCGCCGGTGCCACCGTGCCGCTGGCGGGTGCCCCGCGCGGCGCGCCTGTCCCGACGCCGGACCTCGCGCCGGATCCGCCCGGCGACCGGCGGCATCCCGCGACGGCGCGGGTGGCACCCGCACCGCCACCCGCGGAACCGGACCCACCCGTCGTCGAGCCGGCCACGGCGGAGCAGACCGCGATCACCGGGCCGGGCACCCCACCGGGTCAGCTGTCGAGCGGTCCCACCGCGGCCGGCGGAGCGGTCAGGGCCCCGGCCCCGCCCGATCGTCCGGGGCTGTCACGCCTCGCGGTCGCCGCGCCTCCACCGGAGCCGGCGAGCGCCCCGCACGCCTCGGTCCCACCGGCCGCCCCGATACCCCCGGCCGCCGCCGCGGGCGCCGGTCCGGCGGCCGCCGACCCCGGCCCGGCCTCGACCTCGCCGGCGCCACCGCCACCGCCACCGCCGACCAGCGGTCTCACTCCCGTTCAGATCGGCGTGGTCCCGCTCTCCCCGCGCTGA
- a CDS encoding TetR/AcrR family transcriptional regulator, giving the protein MNTTSVDPAKPHGTGDRPVTSRAGLSRERIVAVALEIADAEGLEAVSMRRVAAMLGVGTMTLYTHVQDKEALLELMLDMLTAEHILADTGPDWRTGLTLIARLTRQSLLRHPWALALGLRPALGPNKLRHIEQSLAVAAGLTTDPAAQRTIVHAVDDLVVGCAMRELAARAIEADVPRPLCGLRRRIDAEPTLRELLHSGEFPHLARMLAGDAPFASERFEQALTWLLDGIERTYHPAPSRSVAGE; this is encoded by the coding sequence ATGAACACCACATCCGTCGACCCGGCCAAGCCCCACGGAACCGGTGACCGACCGGTCACCAGCCGGGCCGGGCTGTCCCGTGAACGGATAGTGGCCGTGGCACTGGAGATCGCCGACGCCGAAGGGCTCGAAGCGGTCTCGATGCGGCGCGTCGCCGCCATGCTCGGCGTCGGCACGATGACGCTCTACACCCACGTGCAGGACAAGGAAGCGCTACTGGAGCTGATGCTCGACATGCTGACCGCCGAGCACATCCTCGCCGACACCGGCCCGGACTGGCGCACCGGCCTCACCCTGATCGCCCGCCTCACCCGCCAGAGTCTGCTGCGTCATCCCTGGGCGCTGGCGCTCGGCCTGCGCCCCGCCCTCGGGCCGAACAAGCTGCGGCACATCGAGCAGTCCCTCGCCGTCGCGGCCGGGCTCACCACCGACCCGGCGGCCCAGCGAACCATCGTGCACGCGGTCGACGACCTGGTCGTCGGCTGCGCGATGCGGGAGCTCGCGGCGCGGGCCATCGAGGCCGACGTCCCACGCCCGCTGTGTGGGCTGCGGCGGCGCATCGACGCCGAGCCCACCCTGCGCGAGCTGCTCCACAGCGGAGAGTTCCCGCACCTTGCCCGAATGCTCGCCGGGGACGCCCCCTTCGCCTCCGAACGCTTCGAACAAGCCCTGACCTGGCTGCTCGACGGCATCGAACGGACCTACCACCCGGCTCCGTCCAGAAGCGTGGCGGGTGAGTGA